A genomic region of Bradyrhizobium sp. ORS 278 contains the following coding sequences:
- a CDS encoding MMPL family transporter → MLTTFVVSIVKACTRFAWPTLIAGLLLSVGAGLYTARHFSINTDINKLISPDLDWRKRDQQYEQAFDRDRMILGVVEAQTPELTGVAADALAKKLKGDTTNFSSVELLGGGEFFAKNGLLFLPTNEVKQLTEQFAAAAPLVEIMAGDPSIRGLTGALETGLAGVKRGQVQLDNTARPFDYISQTVETVLAKGDATFSWRQLISDKPLSDSDKRAFIQFKPILDYQALEPGKAATDAIRQAAAELDFPNRFHARVRLTGPVPIANEEYATVQEGAVVNGIGTVVVVLIILWLALHSAKIISAVFVNLFIGLAITTAVGLMMVGSLNLLSVAFAVLFIGLGVDFGIQFSVRYRSERFKNDNLEQALAEAASRSAVPLSLAAMATAAGFLCFLPTDYKGISELGAIAGAGMIIAFLSSITVLPALLKILNPPGEKEPVGYAFLAPVDEFLEKHRVPIIVGTLGLVIAGLPLLYYMKFDFNPMNLRNPHAESIATYLDLRKDPNTGANAIDVLTRSESDAKVIEAKLEKVPEVARVMSLDSFVPEDQPTKLKLIAQGAKVLGPAINPDQIDTAPTDKENVDALNSTVDNLRRTAGDGKGPGAVASRRLADALAKLAGATEAVRNKAQDVFVEPWKITLTQLGAALQAQPVTLANLPPDLVSQWKSKDGLIRVEAQPKGDPNDNDNLRRFANAVLTAEPNAIGGPVSILKSGDTIVKAFIHAGIYSLVVISLLLWVTLKRFSDVLMTLVPLLVAGAVTLEICVLIKLPLNFANIVALPLLLGIGVAFKIYYVVAWRGGRTNLLQTSLTRAIFFSALTTATAFGSLWLSSHPGTSSMGKLLALSLVTTLAAVLLFQPALMGKPREVHE, encoded by the coding sequence GTGCTGACCACCTTTGTCGTCTCGATTGTTAAGGCCTGCACCCGGTTTGCGTGGCCGACATTGATTGCAGGCCTGCTCTTATCCGTGGGCGCGGGCCTCTACACGGCACGCCACTTCTCGATCAACACCGACATCAACAAGCTGATTTCGCCGGATCTGGACTGGCGCAAGCGCGACCAGCAATATGAGCAGGCGTTCGATCGCGACCGCATGATCCTCGGCGTCGTCGAGGCGCAAACGCCGGAACTGACGGGCGTCGCGGCGGACGCGCTGGCCAAGAAGCTGAAGGGCGATACCACCAACTTCTCCTCGGTTGAGCTGCTCGGCGGCGGCGAGTTCTTTGCCAAGAATGGACTGCTGTTCCTGCCGACCAATGAGGTCAAGCAACTGACCGAGCAGTTCGCCGCGGCGGCGCCGCTGGTCGAGATCATGGCCGGTGATCCCTCGATCCGCGGTCTGACCGGCGCGCTGGAGACCGGCCTTGCCGGCGTCAAGCGTGGCCAAGTGCAGCTCGACAACACGGCGCGGCCGTTCGACTACATCTCGCAGACCGTCGAGACCGTGCTGGCCAAGGGCGACGCGACTTTCTCCTGGCGCCAGCTGATCTCCGACAAGCCGCTCAGCGACAGCGACAAGCGCGCCTTCATCCAGTTCAAGCCGATCCTCGACTATCAGGCGCTGGAGCCGGGCAAGGCGGCCACCGACGCGATCCGCCAGGCCGCGGCCGAGCTCGATTTCCCGAACCGCTTCCACGCCCGTGTCCGGCTGACCGGCCCGGTGCCGATCGCCAACGAGGAATATGCCACCGTGCAGGAAGGCGCCGTGGTCAACGGCATCGGCACCGTGGTCGTCGTGCTGATCATTCTCTGGCTGGCGCTGCATTCGGCCAAAATCATCTCGGCCGTGTTCGTCAACCTGTTCATCGGCCTTGCCATCACCACGGCGGTCGGCCTGATGATGGTCGGCTCGCTGAATTTGCTGTCGGTCGCTTTCGCGGTGCTGTTCATCGGCCTCGGCGTCGATTTCGGCATCCAGTTCAGCGTCCGCTACCGCTCCGAGCGCTTCAAGAACGACAATCTCGAGCAGGCGCTCGCGGAGGCCGCGAGCCGCTCCGCCGTGCCGCTGTCGCTCGCGGCGATGGCAACCGCTGCCGGTTTTCTGTGCTTCCTGCCGACCGACTACAAGGGCATCTCCGAGCTCGGCGCCATTGCCGGCGCCGGCATGATCATCGCCTTCCTGTCGTCGATCACGGTGCTGCCGGCGCTGCTCAAGATCCTCAACCCGCCCGGCGAGAAGGAGCCGGTCGGCTACGCCTTCCTGGCGCCGGTCGATGAATTCCTCGAGAAGCACCGGGTGCCGATCATCGTCGGCACGCTCGGCCTGGTCATCGCCGGCCTGCCGCTGCTCTATTACATGAAGTTCGACTTCAACCCGATGAACCTGCGCAATCCGCACGCGGAGTCGATCGCGACCTATCTCGACCTGCGAAAGGATCCGAACACCGGCGCCAACGCCATCGACGTGCTGACCCGTTCGGAGAGCGACGCCAAGGTGATCGAGGCCAAGCTCGAGAAGGTGCCGGAGGTTGCGCGCGTGATGTCGCTCGACAGCTTCGTGCCCGAGGATCAGCCGACCAAGCTGAAGCTGATCGCGCAGGGCGCGAAGGTGCTGGGGCCAGCGATCAATCCCGACCAGATCGACACAGCGCCGACCGACAAGGAGAATGTCGATGCGCTGAACTCGACCGTCGACAACCTCCGGCGCACCGCCGGCGATGGCAAGGGCCCCGGCGCGGTGGCGTCGCGGCGTCTGGCCGACGCGCTCGCCAAGCTCGCGGGCGCCACCGAGGCTGTGCGCAACAAGGCGCAGGATGTGTTCGTCGAGCCGTGGAAGATCACGCTGACGCAGCTCGGCGCCGCGCTGCAGGCCCAGCCGGTGACGCTCGCCAACCTGCCGCCCGATCTGGTGTCGCAGTGGAAGAGCAAGGACGGCCTGATTCGCGTCGAGGCGCAGCCGAAGGGCGATCCGAACGACAACGACAATCTCCGGCGGTTCGCCAATGCCGTGCTGACCGCGGAGCCGAACGCGATCGGCGGCCCGGTCTCGATCCTCAAATCCGGTGACACGATCGTGAAGGCGTTCATCCACGCCGGCATCTATTCGCTGGTGGTGATCAGCCTGCTGCTGTGGGTTACGCTGAAGCGTTTTTCCGACGTATTGATGACGCTCGTTCCGCTGCTGGTCGCCGGCGCTGTGACGCTCGAAATCTGCGTGCTGATCAAGCTGCCGCTGAACTTCGCCAATATCGTCGCCCTGCCGCTGTTGCTCGGCATCGGTGTCGCATTCAAGATCTACTACGTCGTGGCATGGCGCGGCGGCCGCACCAACCTGCTGCAGACCAGCCTGACACGGGCGATCTTCTTCAGCGCCCTGACCACGGCGACCGCGTTCGGCAGCCTATGGCTGTCGAGCCATCCCGGCACGTCCAGCATGGGCAAGCTGCTGGCGCTGTCGCTGGTCACGACGCTCGCCGCCGTGCTGCTGTTCCAGCCGGCCTTGATGGGCAAGCCGCGCGAGGTTCACGAATAG
- the hpnO gene encoding aminobacteriohopanetriol synthase HpnO, translating to MLKSNLDVSEMFVERQAQRSTMHSRHLNEQLVRVLKTIGYDVGFQKGQGQYLYDRDGARYLDLLSGFGVFAIGRNHPTLRDALKSVLDSDLPNLVQLDVSTLAGVLAERLLEYVPYLDKVFFANSGAETVEAAIKFARGATGRPGIVYCGHSYHGLTYGALSLTEDSNFRTGFEPLLPGCTAVPFNDLAALEQALASREIAAFIVEPIQGKGVNMPTDEFLPGAAALCKKYGSLFIADEIQTGMGRTGRFLAVEHWNVEPDMVLLSKALSGGHVPVGALLTRKAIFDKIFNRMDRAVVHGSTFAKNDLAMAAGIATLEVLKAEKLIEAAAKRGAELRLALTRMVPGYELLKEVRGKGLMIGVEFGPPKSLRLKASWTMLESANKGLFCQLITVPLFKDHKILTQVAGHGLHTIKLLPPLTITEDDCNWIERAFDDVIAQSHKVPGAIWSLGKTLVDNAIRKSA from the coding sequence ATGCTAAAGTCCAATCTAGACGTTTCCGAGATGTTTGTGGAGCGCCAGGCGCAGCGCAGCACCATGCATTCTCGGCATCTGAACGAGCAGTTGGTCCGCGTTCTCAAGACGATTGGATATGATGTCGGGTTCCAAAAGGGCCAAGGGCAATATCTCTACGATCGTGACGGCGCCCGTTACCTCGATCTGCTGAGTGGCTTCGGCGTCTTTGCTATCGGACGCAACCATCCGACCCTTCGTGACGCGCTGAAGAGCGTTCTCGACAGCGACCTGCCAAATCTTGTGCAGCTCGACGTCTCGACCCTGGCGGGAGTTCTTGCCGAGCGCCTGCTGGAATATGTCCCTTATCTCGACAAGGTGTTCTTCGCCAATTCCGGCGCCGAGACGGTCGAGGCGGCGATCAAATTCGCGCGGGGTGCGACGGGGCGTCCGGGCATCGTCTATTGCGGGCATTCCTACCACGGCCTCACCTACGGTGCGCTGTCGCTGACCGAGGACTCCAATTTCCGCACCGGCTTCGAGCCGCTGCTGCCGGGTTGCACGGCCGTTCCGTTCAACGATCTCGCGGCGCTCGAGCAGGCGCTGGCATCACGCGAAATTGCGGCCTTCATCGTCGAGCCGATTCAGGGCAAGGGCGTGAACATGCCCACCGACGAATTCCTGCCGGGCGCCGCCGCGCTCTGCAAGAAATACGGCTCGCTGTTCATCGCCGACGAGATCCAGACCGGCATGGGGCGCACCGGGCGGTTCCTCGCCGTGGAACACTGGAACGTCGAGCCCGACATGGTGCTACTGTCGAAGGCGCTGTCCGGCGGTCACGTGCCGGTCGGCGCGCTGCTGACGCGCAAGGCCATCTTCGACAAGATCTTCAACCGCATGGATCGTGCTGTCGTGCACGGCTCGACTTTCGCCAAGAACGACCTCGCGATGGCGGCGGGCATCGCCACGCTCGAGGTGCTCAAGGCCGAGAAGCTGATCGAGGCCGCCGCCAAGCGCGGCGCCGAGCTGCGCCTGGCACTGACGCGCATGGTGCCCGGCTACGAGCTGCTCAAGGAGGTGCGCGGCAAGGGCCTGATGATCGGCGTCGAGTTCGGTCCGCCGAAATCGCTCCGTCTCAAGGCGTCCTGGACCATGCTGGAGAGCGCCAATAAGGGCCTGTTCTGCCAGCTGATCACGGTGCCGCTGTTCAAGGATCACAAGATCCTGACCCAGGTCGCCGGCCACGGCCTGCACACCATCAAGCTGCTCCCACCGCTGACGATCACCGAAGACGACTGCAACTGGATCGAGCGGGCCTTCGACGACGTCATCGCCCAGAGCCACAAGGTCCCCGGCGCGATCTGGTCGCTCGGCAAGACCCTGGTCGACAACGCGATCAGGAAGT
- the ispH gene encoding 4-hydroxy-3-methylbut-2-enyl diphosphate reductase produces the protein MQVYLAQPRGFCAGVVRAIEIVERALEKHGPPVYVRHEIVHNKHVVESLKAKGAIFVEDLSEVPPRAVTVFSAHGVARSVEEEAAARGLPVLNATCPLVTKVHNQGKRYMAKGRTLVLIGHAGHPEVEGTMGQVPGPVHLVQNVADVAALPLPLDTPMAYITQTTLSVDDTRDIISALQARFTDLQGPDIRDICYATQNRQSAVRDLGKLVDVILVVGAANSSNSNRLREIGTEAGIPSYLIADGRELNPVWLKGAKAVGITAGASAPEVLVDDVIQALRRIGPVAVSVVPGREENIEFRLPAELVAG, from the coding sequence TTGCAGGTCTATCTCGCGCAGCCGCGCGGGTTTTGTGCTGGCGTCGTGCGTGCGATCGAGATCGTTGAGCGCGCGCTGGAGAAGCACGGCCCGCCGGTCTATGTGCGTCACGAGATCGTTCACAACAAGCACGTCGTGGAGAGCCTGAAGGCCAAAGGCGCCATCTTCGTCGAGGACCTGTCCGAGGTGCCGCCGCGCGCCGTCACCGTGTTCAGCGCCCACGGCGTTGCCCGCTCGGTCGAGGAAGAGGCTGCGGCTCGAGGCCTGCCGGTGCTCAATGCAACCTGCCCGCTGGTCACGAAGGTCCACAACCAGGGCAAGCGCTACATGGCCAAGGGGCGCACCCTGGTGCTGATCGGCCATGCCGGGCATCCGGAGGTCGAGGGAACCATGGGTCAGGTTCCCGGCCCGGTCCATCTCGTGCAGAACGTGGCCGATGTGGCCGCCCTGCCCCTGCCATTGGACACGCCGATGGCCTATATCACCCAGACGACGCTCAGCGTGGACGATACCAGGGACATCATTTCGGCGCTCCAAGCCCGCTTTACAGACCTTCAAGGTCCCGATATCCGGGATATCTGCTATGCGACACAGAACCGGCAATCTGCGGTAAGGGACCTGGGAAAGCTGGTGGACGTCATCCTGGTGGTGGGCGCCGCCAACAGCTCCAACTCGAACAGACTGCGCGAGATCGGCACCGAAGCCGGTATCCCGAGCTATCTGATCGCAGACGGGCGCGAGCTGAATCCGGTTTGGCTGAAAGGGGCCAAGGCCGTCGGCATCACCGCCGGCGCCTCGGCTCCCGAAGTGCTCGTTGACGACGTGATACAGGCCTTGCGGCGCATCGGACCGGTTGCGGTCTCGGTCGTCCCGGGGCGGGAAGAAAACATCGAATTCCGCTTGCCGGCCGAACTGGTCGCGGGCTGA
- a CDS encoding DUF2147 domain-containing protein, whose translation MLHRLRSLMSTTIAYSAVVFAAGISSALAADPTGDWRVADGVANIRVAQCNGSMWGVVAWEKTPGGRDSNNPDPARQSRPTLGMPILIDMKKKAGADAWEGQVYNAKDGQLYSSTITPTDPDHLEIKGCVLGFLCGGETWTRVGPPIPSSPVNSMAKGTQKPIAPAPAPKTTTGAAHSGAVATAKPAAKPADQIGDICLLPEVARAQ comes from the coding sequence ATGTTGCATCGCCTTAGATCTCTCATGTCGACAACGATAGCATACTCTGCAGTGGTGTTCGCCGCAGGAATTTCTTCTGCGCTCGCGGCTGACCCCACAGGGGATTGGCGGGTTGCCGATGGTGTCGCCAACATCCGAGTCGCACAATGTAATGGCAGCATGTGGGGCGTGGTGGCTTGGGAAAAGACGCCGGGCGGCCGGGACAGTAATAATCCCGATCCAGCCAGGCAGAGCCGGCCGACCCTCGGCATGCCGATCCTCATCGACATGAAGAAGAAGGCCGGCGCGGACGCCTGGGAAGGTCAGGTCTATAACGCCAAGGACGGTCAGCTCTACAGCTCAACGATCACCCCGACCGATCCGGATCACCTGGAAATCAAAGGTTGCGTGCTCGGCTTTTTGTGCGGGGGCGAGACCTGGACCCGGGTCGGACCACCGATCCCGTCGAGCCCCGTGAACAGCATGGCCAAAGGTACACAGAAACCAATCGCGCCAGCCCCTGCCCCCAAGACGACGACGGGTGCGGCTCACAGCGGCGCCGTGGCCACGGCCAAGCCGGCCGCGAAGCCCGCCGATCAGATCGGCGACATCTGCCTGCTGCCCGAGGTCGCGCGCGCGCAGTGA
- the hpnH gene encoding adenosyl-hopene transferase HpnH, with translation MAIPFHKELRIGAYLMKQKLLGRKRYPLVLMLEPLFRCNLACAGCGKIDYPDAILNRRMSAQECWDAADECGAPMVAIPGGEPLIHKEIGEIVRGLVARKKFVSLCTNALLLEKKLDLFEPSPYLFFSVHLDGLREHHDKAVSQKGVFDRAVSAIKAAKARGFTVNVNATVFDGHPAEEIAKFLDFTTELGVGVTMSPGYAYERAPDQEHFLNRTKTKQLFRDVFKLGKGKKWNFMHSGLFLDFLAGNQEFECTPWGMPARNIFGWQKPCYLLGEGYTKTFKELMETTDWDSYGTGKYEKCADCMAHCGYEATAANAALSNPIKAMAVSLRGIRTEGPMAPEIDLSKQRPAQYVFSSEVQKRLSEIRKDEAIEAQQKASTAA, from the coding sequence ATGGCAATCCCCTTCCATAAGGAACTGCGTATCGGGGCCTATCTGATGAAGCAGAAGCTTCTCGGCCGGAAACGCTACCCGCTCGTGCTGATGCTCGAACCGCTGTTCCGCTGCAATCTGGCCTGCGCCGGTTGCGGCAAGATCGACTATCCCGACGCGATCCTCAACCGCCGCATGAGCGCGCAGGAGTGCTGGGACGCCGCCGACGAGTGCGGCGCGCCGATGGTGGCGATCCCCGGTGGCGAGCCGCTGATCCACAAGGAGATCGGCGAGATCGTGCGCGGCCTCGTCGCGCGCAAGAAGTTCGTCTCGCTCTGCACTAACGCGCTGCTCTTGGAGAAGAAGCTCGATCTGTTCGAGCCATCGCCGTATCTGTTCTTCTCGGTGCATCTCGACGGCCTGCGCGAGCATCACGACAAGGCCGTGTCGCAGAAGGGCGTGTTCGACCGCGCGGTGTCCGCGATCAAGGCCGCCAAGGCGCGCGGCTTCACCGTCAACGTCAACGCCACGGTCTTCGATGGCCATCCGGCCGAGGAGATCGCGAAGTTCCTGGACTTCACCACCGAGCTTGGCGTGGGCGTCACCATGTCGCCCGGCTATGCCTATGAGCGCGCGCCGGACCAGGAGCACTTCCTGAACCGCACCAAGACCAAGCAGCTGTTCCGCGACGTCTTCAAGCTCGGCAAGGGCAAGAAGTGGAACTTCATGCATTCCGGCCTGTTCCTCGACTTCCTCGCCGGCAATCAGGAATTCGAGTGCACGCCCTGGGGCATGCCCGCGCGCAACATCTTCGGCTGGCAGAAGCCCTGCTATCTGCTCGGCGAAGGCTACACCAAGACCTTCAAGGAGCTGATGGAGACCACTGACTGGGACTCCTACGGCACCGGCAAGTACGAGAAGTGCGCCGACTGCATGGCGCATTGCGGCTACGAGGCCACCGCGGCCAACGCGGCGCTGAGCAACCCAATCAAGGCGATGGCGGTGTCGCTGCGCGGCATCCGCACCGAGGGCCCGATGGCGCCGGAGATCGACCTCTCCAAGCAGCGCCCGGCGCAGTACGTGTTCTCCTCCGAGGTGCAGAAGCGCCTCTCCGAGATCCGCAAGGACGAGGCCATCGAAGCGCAGCAGAAAGCCTCGACCGCGGCCTGA
- a CDS encoding phosphorylase, with the protein MKLGMGDDTSTDRPIDPRPILVVTGLVQEARIAAGPGMMVICSSSDPRQLRSLLTVFDPTSIRGVVSFGVAGGLDPSLKAGDIVVATEVTAGDARWLSGLSLREEHIARAALKKRRVVRGVLAGAEEVVVAQARKAALRMKTGAAAVDMESHIAAAYAAEYNLPFAALRVISDPAHRTLPSLAKDAIKPNGDIDLPMILRGIARNPTVLSGLVSTGIEFNRALRSLRGARDLLLSGLLAAEHFLETETLAAAEA; encoded by the coding sequence GTGAAGTTGGGGATGGGGGACGATACGTCCACGGATCGCCCGATTGATCCGCGGCCAATCTTGGTCGTGACGGGACTTGTGCAGGAGGCTCGCATCGCCGCTGGCCCGGGCATGATGGTCATCTGCAGCTCGAGCGATCCCAGGCAATTGCGCTCGCTGCTCACCGTGTTCGATCCGACCTCGATTCGTGGCGTCGTCAGCTTCGGCGTCGCCGGTGGCCTCGATCCCAGCCTGAAGGCCGGCGACATCGTCGTCGCCACCGAGGTCACTGCCGGCGACGCGCGCTGGCTGTCCGGCCTTTCTCTCCGCGAAGAACACATCGCCCGCGCGGCGCTGAAGAAGCGCCGCGTCGTCCGCGGCGTGCTCGCCGGTGCCGAGGAGGTGGTGGTGGCGCAGGCCCGCAAGGCGGCGTTGCGCATGAAGACCGGCGCGGCCGCCGTCGACATGGAGAGCCACATCGCCGCCGCCTATGCCGCTGAATACAACCTGCCGTTTGCCGCGCTGCGCGTCATCTCCGATCCCGCGCATCGCACTTTGCCGTCGCTCGCCAAGGACGCGATCAAGCCGAACGGCGATATCGACCTGCCGATGATCCTGCGCGGCATCGCTCGCAATCCGACCGTGCTGAGCGGCCTGGTGTCCACCGGAATCGAGTTCAACCGCGCCCTTCGCTCGCTGCGCGGCGCCCGCGACCTTCTGCTGAGCGGCCTGCTCGCGGCCGAGCACTTCCTCGAGACCGAGACGCTGGCCGCCGCCGAGGCGTGA